In the genome of Marinicella rhabdoformis, one region contains:
- a CDS encoding Lon protease family protein produces the protein MTDKTKLKWQDVRWLCDPDVLNFNNTTEVEPVTEVVGQDDALESLQFAIDCDAYGQNVFVRGLSGTGRMSMVSKILRDVKPKLNNKKEHCYVANFEQPDRPRLISLAAGEGVKFRKSIDQLCAFINDDLKKTMDSEALLKQKNNAEEQLQKQLDTLAKPFEKELAENEMAMLNVKTQQGEQTIIAPIIDGKVIDPNSWQQLISDGKVDEDTQKKLMETQHQYSKKLDEFGRKVNQVREQGMLEISNLMESHTRDEIKRQTKGLKRKYSEPAAIEFLVDIEEDVIDAFFYRRQKNYDPFERYAVNVLLHQCNDGKAPVLVERVPSLQNLLGTIESKWAENGPVMADHMSIRSGSLLAADGGFIVLDARDLLTEPGAWRTLIRTLKSRYLEIVPADMNWPGQPALKPDPIPVEFRVILLGDSGVYYGLDNQDPDFPELFKVLSDFDSVIPRNEIGYKHYAGVIAKIIKEDGLLPFKNTAVAKLIEHGARVCSQGGKLTAKFSRIADLAREGAFVASQLGNEEVSADHVSTAVKRTKKRAGLPARKFQENLQNGTINLETEGGVVGQINGLAVIHAGPIVYGFPSRITTSIGPGRAGVIDIEGMSGKSGSIHTKGFHILGGLLRHLMPVEHPLTFSASIAFEQSYGGIDGDSASGAEFCCLISALTGLPINQGFAMTGAIDQHGRLQAIGGVNEKIEGFFDTCSQRGLTGKQGVIIPASNAKELMLRSDVQDACRANQFSIHAVSYISEAMEVLMEKEAGVLIGGEYPDESIMGLAMKKAKEYWYLTQPKG, from the coding sequence ATGACAGATAAAACTAAATTAAAATGGCAAGATGTTCGCTGGTTGTGTGATCCAGATGTACTAAATTTTAACAATACTACTGAAGTAGAGCCTGTGACTGAAGTGGTTGGTCAAGACGATGCATTAGAATCATTACAGTTTGCTATAGATTGTGATGCATATGGACAAAATGTATTTGTGAGGGGACTGTCAGGAACTGGCAGGATGAGCATGGTTTCAAAAATTTTAAGAGATGTGAAACCTAAGTTAAACAATAAAAAAGAACATTGTTATGTGGCAAATTTTGAACAGCCAGACAGACCCAGATTAATTTCGCTCGCAGCCGGAGAGGGTGTGAAATTTAGAAAATCAATTGATCAATTGTGTGCTTTTATCAATGATGATTTAAAGAAAACAATGGATTCAGAAGCGTTATTAAAACAAAAAAATAATGCTGAAGAACAATTACAGAAGCAACTTGATACCTTAGCAAAACCTTTTGAAAAAGAATTAGCTGAAAATGAAATGGCGATGCTTAATGTTAAAACGCAACAAGGTGAACAAACCATTATTGCACCAATAATTGATGGCAAAGTTATTGATCCAAATTCATGGCAGCAACTGATTTCTGATGGAAAGGTTGATGAAGATACTCAAAAGAAATTGATGGAAACACAACATCAATACAGCAAAAAATTAGATGAATTTGGTAGGAAAGTTAACCAAGTCAGAGAACAGGGAATGCTGGAAATCAGTAACTTAATGGAATCACACACCCGTGATGAAATTAAAAGGCAAACTAAAGGACTGAAGAGAAAGTACTCTGAACCCGCCGCTATAGAGTTTTTAGTGGATATAGAGGAAGATGTCATAGATGCATTTTTTTACAGAAGGCAAAAGAATTATGACCCTTTTGAGCGCTATGCTGTCAACGTTCTTTTGCATCAATGTAATGACGGAAAAGCACCAGTTTTAGTAGAGAGAGTACCTTCGTTACAAAACTTATTAGGTACAATTGAAAGTAAATGGGCTGAAAATGGACCGGTTATGGCAGACCACATGAGTATCAGAAGCGGTTCGTTATTGGCTGCAGATGGTGGGTTTATAGTCCTTGATGCTCGTGATTTATTAACAGAGCCAGGGGCGTGGAGAACATTGATTAGAACATTAAAGAGCCGGTATTTAGAGATAGTGCCAGCGGATATGAATTGGCCCGGGCAGCCAGCACTCAAACCTGATCCAATTCCTGTGGAATTTAGGGTTATATTGCTCGGTGATTCAGGTGTTTATTATGGTTTAGACAATCAAGATCCAGATTTTCCAGAATTATTCAAAGTATTGTCAGACTTTGATTCTGTTATTCCTCGTAATGAAATAGGCTATAAACACTACGCCGGTGTAATAGCAAAAATTATCAAGGAAGATGGGTTGTTGCCATTTAAAAATACTGCGGTAGCAAAATTAATAGAACATGGAGCCAGGGTGTGTTCTCAAGGAGGCAAACTCACTGCTAAGTTTTCAAGAATAGCTGATTTAGCACGTGAAGGCGCGTTTGTCGCATCTCAATTGGGAAATGAAGAGGTGAGCGCAGACCATGTATCAACAGCTGTTAAAAGGACAAAAAAACGGGCAGGATTGCCTGCAAGGAAATTCCAGGAAAACTTACAAAACGGCACGATAAATTTAGAAACGGAAGGCGGCGTGGTAGGACAGATCAATGGTTTGGCGGTCATTCATGCAGGGCCAATCGTGTACGGGTTTCCTTCACGAATTACCACTTCAATTGGTCCAGGCCGAGCAGGTGTAATAGACATTGAGGGGATGTCTGGTAAATCAGGGTCAATACACACAAAAGGATTTCACATTTTAGGAGGGCTGTTACGTCATTTGATGCCGGTAGAACACCCATTGACTTTCTCCGCATCTATCGCATTTGAACAAAGTTATGGAGGTATTGATGGAGATTCAGCCTCTGGTGCAGAGTTTTGTTGTTTAATTTCAGCATTAACTGGACTGCCAATTAACCAGGGATTTGCCATGACTGGAGCGATTGATCAACATGGCCGATTGCAAGCCATCGGCGGTGTTAATGAAAAAATAGAAGGCTTTTTTGACACCTGTTCACAAAGAGGGTTGACTGGCAAACAAGGCGTCATTATTCCTGCCTCAAATGCAAAAGAATTGATGCTTAGGTCAGATGTACAAGACGCTTGTCGTGCGAACCAATTTTCAATTCATGCAGTGTCTTATATCTCAGAAGCCATGGAAGTTTTGATGGAAAAAGAAGCGGGTGTTCTGATTGGAGGAGAATATCCAGATGAAAGTATCATGGGATTGGCAATGAAAAAAGCCAAAGAATATTGGTATTTAACACAGCCCAAAGGGTAA